In one window of uncultured Acetobacteroides sp. DNA:
- a CDS encoding SUMF1/EgtB/PvdO family nonheme iron enzyme, with translation MKRIIGLLAVMVSALVAGANNLQLTNFKVNDPTHIQFDIKWDNSWKVSTGPANWDAVWIFLKVQNCSTPYQLWQHVSLSTTSSDHTVSGGILTVDAAADGNGVFIRRAANGNGNVATTTVVLKITNPDAGYNYQLNGVEMVYVPQGDFSVGDGNRGGSAQYGFTGDGALAPKLINAAVQSGGLTKAQYLSNTAWGASVDLPATFPFGYNGFYTMKYEVSQEEYCSFLNTLTYDQQVTRMAAAPNSTIGTLAVSTASIPANCRNWIKIKKQGVVNNIPAEVGCDMNNNGTFDEADDGKDVACNWLSWADLIAYLDWAALRPMTEFEFEKICRGPNTPVANEYPCGTTNILSATAASIAYPGAANESSLTNGAGLCVYAAGSTTSRGPLRVGITATNTTTRTLAGAAFYGAMDMAGNVNEQCLGGMTYNYSTFTTANGDGTLSGTGSADTANWPAVGGGGQGGVMRGGNWYDNGWQYCIVSNRDWIGNNTNATRDYRVGGRGVRSF, from the coding sequence ATGAAACGAATTATAGGATTACTGGCCGTTATGGTCTCGGCGTTGGTTGCAGGCGCCAATAACTTGCAGCTTACCAACTTTAAGGTAAACGACCCTACCCATATCCAGTTTGATATTAAGTGGGACAACAGCTGGAAGGTTTCTACCGGCCCCGCAAACTGGGATGCTGTTTGGATCTTTCTTAAGGTTCAGAATTGTTCTACGCCATACCAGCTGTGGCAGCATGTATCGTTGAGTACCACCTCTAGCGATCACACAGTGTCTGGTGGAATCTTAACCGTTGATGCCGCTGCCGATGGCAATGGTGTCTTTATCCGCCGTGCGGCAAACGGAAACGGAAATGTAGCCACAACCACAGTTGTACTAAAGATTACCAATCCCGATGCTGGCTATAACTACCAGCTTAACGGTGTCGAAATGGTTTACGTACCACAGGGCGACTTTAGCGTTGGCGATGGCAACCGAGGCGGAAGTGCTCAGTATGGTTTTACGGGCGATGGTGCTTTGGCTCCGAAGCTTATTAATGCAGCGGTACAATCGGGTGGGCTAACCAAAGCACAGTACTTGTCGAATACGGCATGGGGCGCTTCTGTTGATCTTCCTGCCACCTTCCCTTTTGGCTATAATGGTTTTTACACCATGAAGTATGAGGTTAGCCAGGAGGAGTACTGCTCGTTCCTGAACACGCTAACCTACGACCAGCAGGTTACCCGAATGGCTGCGGCTCCTAACTCGACTATCGGGACGCTTGCCGTATCTACGGCATCTATTCCGGCCAACTGCCGTAACTGGATCAAAATAAAAAAGCAGGGTGTGGTAAATAACATTCCTGCCGAAGTTGGCTGCGACATGAATAACAACGGAACTTTCGACGAGGCCGATGACGGCAAGGATGTAGCCTGCAACTGGCTTAGCTGGGCCGATCTGATTGCCTATCTCGACTGGGCTGCCCTTCGTCCGATGACCGAGTTCGAGTTCGAAAAGATTTGTCGTGGACCAAACACTCCTGTTGCCAACGAGTATCCTTGCGGTACAACCAACATACTTTCTGCTACTGCAGCTTCAATTGCCTACCCTGGCGCGGCTAATGAGTCGTCGCTGACCAATGGCGCGGGGCTTTGCGTTTATGCTGCAGGTTCTACAACCAGCCGTGGACCGCTGAGGGTTGGTATCACAGCTACCAACACCACAACCCGTACGCTTGCCGGTGCCGCATTCTATGGTGCCATGGATATGGCGGGTAATGTAAACGAGCAGTGCCTTGGCGGAATGACCTACAACTACAGCACCTTTACTACCGCTAATGGCGATGGAACCCTGTCGGGAACCGGAAGCGCTGATACGGCCAATTGGCCTGCTGTTGGTGGTGGTGGTCAAGGTGGCGTAATGCGTGGCGGAAACTGGTACGACAACGGTTGGCAGTACTGCATTGTTAGTAATCGCGACTGGATTGGCAATAACACAAACGCCACTCGCGACTATCGTGTTGGAGGTCGTGGCGTGCGATCGTTCTAG
- a CDS encoding MarC family protein, which produces MSNELLSFGLLAFTSFFTLINPLGTMTIFMTMTSTLDDAERTRTAKKATIAAFITILAFAFSGQLLFKFFGISVNSFRVVGGVIFFIMGLDMLQARLVHIKVKKSEVKAYVNDISITPLAIPMICGPGAITNAIVLMEDATSIAHKLILIAALTVVMLLTYIILFSSSRILKVMGETGNNVMMRLMGLIVMVIAVEFFFSGLRPIVAGMIK; this is translated from the coding sequence ATGAGTAACGAGCTCCTCTCCTTTGGCCTCTTGGCCTTCACCTCCTTCTTTACCCTGATTAACCCGCTGGGCACGATGACCATCTTTATGACGATGACCTCGACCCTCGACGATGCCGAGCGCACCCGCACCGCCAAGAAGGCCACCATTGCGGCATTCATCACCATTCTGGCGTTTGCCTTTTCGGGGCAGCTGCTCTTCAAGTTCTTCGGGATCTCGGTAAACAGTTTCCGCGTTGTAGGTGGGGTTATCTTCTTCATCATGGGGCTGGACATGCTGCAGGCAAGGCTGGTGCACATCAAGGTGAAGAAGTCGGAGGTAAAGGCCTACGTCAACGACATCTCCATCACCCCGCTGGCCATACCGATGATTTGCGGTCCGGGCGCCATCACCAACGCCATCGTGCTGATGGAGGACGCCACCTCCATCGCCCATAAGCTGATCCTCATCGCAGCCCTGACGGTGGTGATGCTGCTCACCTACATCATCCTCTTCAGCTCGTCGCGCATCCTTAAGGTGATGGGCGAAACCGGCAACAACGTGATGATGCGCCTGATGGGCCTCATCGTTATGGTGATTGCCGTGGAGTTCTTCTTCAGCGGACTGAGGCCGATTGTGGCCGGGATGATTAAGTAG
- a CDS encoding TetR/AcrR family transcriptional regulator: protein MVLITHCGENCDKLNAILDAAQRRFGMYGYEKTSVSEIAADLSMSKASIYYYFSDKGGLFMAVIDREHSEFVRMVEQECEPLTDPADMLRAYVRVNIGFFRKLLNLTRVKHAEVMHNKEIHQMICQLRQNEQAILEKVLASGTDLGLFRIADAKEMSELFLDLLRGLRRMVLGKKDVFYLNDDEFNSLVKKVEIFTEIFIKGISA, encoded by the coding sequence ATGGTACTAATCACGCATTGTGGCGAAAATTGCGATAAGCTTAACGCCATCCTCGATGCAGCGCAGCGGCGTTTTGGCATGTACGGCTACGAGAAGACATCGGTAAGCGAGATCGCCGCCGACTTAAGCATGTCTAAGGCATCTATCTACTACTACTTCTCCGATAAGGGGGGGCTTTTTATGGCCGTAATCGACCGCGAGCACTCGGAATTTGTTCGTATGGTAGAGCAGGAGTGCGAACCGCTAACCGACCCTGCCGATATGCTTCGGGCCTACGTCAGGGTTAACATTGGCTTCTTCCGCAAGCTCCTCAACCTAACTAGGGTGAAGCATGCCGAGGTGATGCACAACAAGGAGATCCATCAGATGATCTGCCAGCTGCGCCAAAACGAGCAGGCCATTCTCGAAAAGGTGCTTGCCAGCGGCACTGACCTTGGCTTGTTCCGCATTGCCGATGCCAAGGAGATGTCCGAGCTCTTTCTCGACCTGCTGCGGGGGCTTCGGCGAATGGTTTTAGGGAAGAAGGACGTGTTCTACCTCAACGACGATGAGTTCAACAGCCTGGTGAAAAAGGTGGAGATCTTCACGGAGATCTTCATTAAGGGGATAAGCGCATAG
- a CDS encoding HlyD family secretion protein: protein MGNPKKKSKKVFIPLAAVAALIIGGAYYYYTEYSRYIKTDDAHVDSDNVAVSAKMLGRIAKLYVDEQDSVKQGQLVAELDSTDLLAQKRQAEAQISQAQANQTQAEAKLAYDQDNIKVLEVSLARASEDYERAKEQLAGDVITKEQFAHTKKTYEAAKAQLAAAKTQLNVSRSQISSASAAIGSANAQVGVVASQLRNAKLYAPMDGVIAKRWLLAGDVAQPSQSIYTITNTKKLWVVLFIEESNLAGIHMGQATEFTLDSYPGVTFTGKVYAIGSNTAGQFSLIPANNASGNFTKVTQRVSVKVSIDGTKSGEPASKYRILSGMSAVVKIIKD, encoded by the coding sequence ATGGGAAACCCAAAGAAGAAAAGTAAAAAGGTATTCATTCCGCTAGCGGCAGTAGCTGCGCTAATAATTGGTGGTGCGTACTACTACTACACCGAGTATTCGCGCTACATTAAGACGGACGATGCGCATGTCGATTCCGACAACGTTGCCGTTAGCGCAAAGATGCTCGGTCGAATTGCCAAGCTATACGTCGACGAGCAGGATTCGGTGAAGCAGGGACAGTTAGTGGCCGAACTCGACAGCACCGACCTGCTGGCGCAGAAGCGTCAGGCCGAGGCGCAGATAAGCCAGGCGCAGGCCAATCAGACCCAAGCCGAAGCAAAGTTGGCCTACGATCAGGACAATATTAAGGTGCTAGAGGTAAGCCTTGCGCGTGCCAGCGAGGACTACGAGCGAGCAAAGGAGCAGCTTGCTGGCGATGTGATAACCAAGGAGCAGTTTGCCCATACCAAGAAAACGTATGAGGCTGCAAAGGCTCAGCTTGCGGCGGCAAAAACGCAGCTTAACGTATCGCGCTCGCAGATATCCAGCGCCAGCGCCGCCATTGGTAGCGCTAATGCACAGGTTGGGGTAGTTGCCTCGCAGCTCCGCAACGCTAAGCTCTACGCCCCCATGGATGGCGTCATTGCCAAGCGCTGGCTGCTTGCGGGCGATGTTGCGCAGCCCAGCCAATCGATATACACCATAACGAATACCAAGAAGCTGTGGGTGGTGCTCTTCATCGAAGAATCTAATTTAGCGGGTATACATATGGGGCAGGCAACCGAGTTTACCCTCGACAGCTACCCAGGCGTAACGTTTACGGGCAAGGTGTACGCTATAGGATCGAACACCGCCGGACAGTTCTCACTAATCCCCGCTAACAATGCATCGGGAAACTTTACCAAGGTTACGCAGCGTGTCTCGGTAAAGGTTTCGATAGATGGAACAAAGAGTGGCGAGCCTGCTTCGAAGTATCGAATACTCTCAGGTATGTCGGCCGTCGTAAAAATCATTAAAGACTAG
- a CDS encoding DHA2 family efflux MFS transporter permease subunit, with protein sequence MHKSYKWWLLGNVMIGTFMAVLDATIVNVGLPKIMASFGVGLDKIEWVITAYMLAMAVMLPTAGWLADRFGYKRIYFVGLMLFTVGSLLCGMSGNENMLIISRIIQGFGAGAIQPVGMAIVTREFPPQQRGVALGFWAISAAASVSFGPLIGGYLVDTFSWPLIFDVNVPIGIIGLLATIVIQREYKNPRIKSFDFWGFITVSTFLPLVLYALTEGNAATNSAGWHAPYILVCFAISALAFVGFITAELTVKNPLIDLRLLTNHNFGLANLVTFIFSVGMFGSTFLLPLYLQNSLGYTAIQSGAVFLPVGIIQGMMSPLSGLMGDKINPKIPIATGIVLLATSFFLNSKLSYLTEHHYVMLSLYIRGFALGILFTPLSAISLSEIPREKMGQASSISNVIRQLAGSFGVAILATMLTTRVTYHTQMYAQSVDPQSPAYKTAVVKATTYIQTHAGSSPANAQVQAKTLVVQQLSKEAYIQGIDDDFLIAGVITLLGGIPLFWLHTKKRSSKNEKPAIHE encoded by the coding sequence ATGCATAAATCGTACAAGTGGTGGCTGCTGGGTAACGTGATGATAGGAACCTTTATGGCCGTGCTCGATGCAACCATCGTAAACGTAGGGTTGCCAAAGATAATGGCCTCTTTTGGGGTGGGGCTCGATAAGATAGAGTGGGTGATTACCGCCTACATGCTGGCCATGGCTGTTATGCTGCCTACTGCAGGGTGGCTGGCCGATCGTTTTGGATACAAGCGTATCTACTTTGTCGGCTTGATGCTCTTTACAGTAGGGTCGCTCCTGTGTGGAATGTCGGGCAATGAGAATATGCTCATCATCTCGCGAATTATCCAGGGATTTGGAGCTGGAGCCATTCAGCCGGTGGGTATGGCCATTGTAACGCGCGAGTTTCCTCCGCAGCAGCGTGGGGTTGCTCTTGGATTCTGGGCCATATCGGCTGCCGCATCGGTGTCGTTTGGTCCCCTAATTGGCGGCTATTTGGTAGATACCTTTAGCTGGCCGCTAATTTTTGATGTAAACGTACCTATTGGTATCATCGGATTGCTTGCTACTATTGTTATTCAGCGCGAGTACAAAAATCCTCGAATCAAGAGTTTCGACTTCTGGGGATTCATAACAGTGAGCACTTTCCTTCCGTTGGTGCTTTACGCCCTTACCGAAGGAAACGCGGCAACCAACTCGGCGGGATGGCATGCGCCGTATATCCTTGTTTGCTTTGCCATATCGGCATTAGCCTTTGTGGGGTTTATTACGGCCGAGTTAACCGTAAAGAATCCGCTTATAGACCTGCGGCTGCTAACCAACCACAACTTCGGATTGGCAAACCTTGTAACTTTCATCTTTAGCGTGGGGATGTTTGGGAGTACCTTTTTGCTCCCGTTGTATCTCCAAAACTCGTTAGGGTATACGGCAATTCAGTCGGGGGCAGTTTTTCTTCCGGTTGGTATAATTCAAGGGATGATGTCGCCGCTGTCGGGCTTAATGGGCGATAAGATTAACCCAAAGATTCCTATTGCAACGGGTATTGTGCTGTTGGCAACTTCGTTTTTCCTTAACTCGAAGCTGTCGTACCTAACCGAGCATCACTACGTAATGCTCAGCCTCTACATTCGAGGCTTTGCTCTAGGGATACTTTTTACTCCGCTAAGCGCGATCTCCTTGTCCGAGATTCCTCGCGAGAAGATGGGGCAGGCCTCCAGTATCTCGAACGTGATTCGCCAGCTGGCGGGAAGTTTTGGTGTTGCCATACTGGCCACCATGCTTACCACCCGTGTTACCTACCATACGCAGATGTATGCGCAGAGCGTCGATCCGCAGTCGCCTGCATATAAAACAGCAGTGGTAAAGGCTACAACTTACATACAAACACATGCAGGGAGTTCGCCGGCAAATGCTCAGGTGCAGGCAAAAACGCTGGTGGTGCAGCAGCTAAGCAAGGAGGCGTACATCCAGGGAATTGACGACGACTTCCTGATTGCCGGAGTGATAACGCTCCTAGGAGGTATTCCGCTATTTTGGCTGCATACCAAGAAACGATCATCAAAAAATGAAAAACCAGCTATCCATGAATAA
- a CDS encoding TolC family protein produces the protein MNNIIVAKGLRTIACSAMTVALLAITGYSATAQKADTLFIDQAIKEAVDTHPTVLQAAEALKVADARIALAKSNYLPTVDGVATVSHIGPVPSIDFGGKSFKMAPDNSYNAGVNVNQLIYDFGKTKNDVSAETQSKNLATVTIEQAKQRIASSVVGTYLSLLYLQKAKDIKNEQLRTLNSHLDIVTKKKATGSATEYEILTTKVRISNIESQRSDIITSLGVQQAVLNTLLGREVGSPVAVAKSIPANQPNVAADSLYRYAFANRSELKAASEKATLAEMKYKLAKMQNSPTLSAFANGGVKNGYVPYLNDPKMNYAVGLSFRIPIFDGNRTATNAIIAHSAIVSSGYDAEAIRRNVSIEVAEAKLSMEAAQSKIRQFEMQQQQALKALQLAEASYKAGSITNLDLLDATTSLSESQLYLIKSKIDYSNSLYKLKVALGEHLY, from the coding sequence ATGAATAATATCATAGTAGCCAAAGGGCTTAGAACCATTGCTTGTAGCGCAATGACTGTAGCGTTACTTGCTATTACGGGCTACAGCGCAACGGCGCAGAAGGCAGATACGCTCTTTATAGATCAGGCCATTAAGGAGGCGGTAGATACGCATCCAACAGTATTGCAGGCGGCTGAGGCTCTTAAAGTAGCCGATGCTCGCATTGCACTTGCCAAGTCGAATTACCTGCCAACCGTAGATGGGGTGGCAACGGTGTCGCATATTGGACCAGTTCCGAGCATCGACTTTGGAGGAAAATCATTTAAAATGGCACCTGACAACAGCTACAATGCAGGTGTGAATGTCAACCAGCTCATATATGATTTTGGAAAGACCAAGAATGATGTTTCTGCCGAAACGCAAAGTAAAAATCTGGCAACGGTTACCATCGAACAGGCAAAGCAGCGTATTGCATCATCGGTGGTGGGTACCTACCTTTCGCTACTCTACCTTCAAAAGGCAAAAGACATAAAGAATGAGCAGCTAAGAACGCTGAATAGCCATCTCGATATTGTAACAAAGAAGAAGGCTACGGGATCGGCTACGGAGTACGAGATTCTTACTACTAAGGTGCGAATCTCGAATATCGAAAGCCAACGTTCTGATATCATAACCTCTTTAGGTGTTCAACAGGCTGTGTTAAATACATTGTTGGGGCGCGAGGTCGGCAGCCCTGTTGCTGTTGCAAAAAGCATCCCGGCAAATCAACCCAATGTGGCCGCCGATTCGCTTTACCGTTATGCATTTGCTAATAGAAGCGAGCTTAAGGCTGCATCCGAAAAAGCAACGTTAGCCGAGATGAAGTATAAGCTTGCCAAAATGCAGAATAGCCCAACGCTATCGGCATTTGCTAATGGAGGTGTTAAGAATGGCTATGTCCCTTACCTAAACGATCCTAAGATGAATTATGCCGTTGGCTTATCATTTCGTATCCCCATCTTTGATGGTAATCGTACCGCTACTAATGCGATAATTGCACATTCGGCAATAGTAAGCAGTGGCTACGATGCTGAGGCAATTCGTCGGAATGTGTCAATCGAGGTTGCTGAGGCAAAACTTAGCATGGAGGCTGCACAATCGAAGATTAGGCAGTTCGAAATGCAGCAGCAGCAAGCACTAAAGGCTCTTCAGTTGGCAGAAGCGAGCTACAAAGCAGGTTCCATTACAAACCTCGACTTACTTGATGCTACCACATCGCTTTCCGAGAGCCAGCTATACCTGATTAAATCCAAAATCGATTACAGCAATAGTCTATACAAGTTGAAGGTGGCATTGGGAGAGCATCTTTACTAG